Proteins encoded in a region of the Zea mays cultivar B73 chromosome 2, Zm-B73-REFERENCE-NAM-5.0, whole genome shotgun sequence genome:
- the LOC103646216 gene encoding wall-associated receptor kinase 5 isoform X1, whose protein sequence is MPKAKDRMKVVSIHLAAAVVAVLLLLAAKRTPAIAVPSPQCQWQCGGVDIAFPFGIGDNCSLSAGFNLSCQEVQSGVYRPFQGNIEVLNISLINGTVRELNPVSTYCYDSSSGSMESSTWYFDASGTPYRFSDVQNKFTVIGCQTLAYITDNTDKSYQSGCVSTCQNVSDLTDGSCSGMGCCQTNIPKKMGFYNVSFDPASDTSQISRLGLGSCSYAVLMEAEEFSFSTTYITNTTAFNDTNSGRVPVVMDWAIRDDGAPSCELATRNETGTYACRSGNSKCVESPNGPGYLCNCSGGYEGNPYLPDGCHDVDECKKNSPCPSVGGVCHNTVGAYRCSCRAGRRLNKQNNTCDPDTTLITGVTIGFLVLVIFSSFGYMILQKRKLNQVKQDHFRQHGGMILFERMRSENGLAFTVFSEAELVKATDSYDKSRIIGKGGHGTVYKGIVKGNVPIAIKRCALIDDRQKKEFGQEMLILSQINHKNIVKLEGCCLEVEVPMLVYEFVPNGTLYELIHGKNQALQIPFSTLLRIAHEAAEGLSFLHSYASPPIIHGDVKSANILLDGNYMAKVSDFGASILAPSDKEQYVTMVQGTCGYLDPEYMQTCQLTEKSDVYSFGVILLEVLTGQEPLKLDGPETQRSLSSKFLSAMKENNLDVILPSHVNGGQGSNELIRGLAELAKQCLDMCGCNRPSMKEVADELGRLRKLSLHPWVQIDAEMIESQSLLSGTTTASFEIEVGTTGYPTQEAENLPMNPRSSYYAR, encoded by the exons ATGCCCAAAG CAAAGGACAGAATGAAAGTGGTCTCTATACaccttgctgctgctgttgttgctgttcTACTTCTGTTGGCGGCAAAGCGCACCCCTGCTATTGCGGTTCCTAGCCCTCAATGCCAATGGCAATGCGGCGGCGTTGACATTGCGTTTCCGTTCGGCATCGGTGACAACTGCTCGCTATCAGCAGGATTCAACCTCAGCTGTCAGGAGGTCCAAAGTGGCGTCTACAGGCCATTCCAAGGTAATATTGAGGTGCTCAACATCTCCTTGATAAATGGCACGGTCCGGGAGCTGAACCCCGTCTCGACATACTGCTACGACTCCTCCTCTGGTTCCATGGAGTCCAGTACCTGGTATTTCGACGCGAGCGGAACCCCGTACCGGTTTTCGGACGTCCAGAACAAGTTCACCGTCATAGGGTGCCAGACCCTCGCCTACATCACGGACAACACCGACAAGAGCTACCAGAGTGGGTGCGTCTCGACGTGCCAGAATGTGTCAGACCTAACGGACGGATCCTGCTCCGGCATGGGATGCTGCCAGACAAACATACCCAAGAAGATGGGCTTCTACAACGTGAGCTTCGACCCTGCCTCCGACACAAGCCAAATCTCACGGCTGGGCCTCGGCAGCTGCAGCTATGCCGTGCTGATGGAGGCGGAGGAGTTCAGCTTCAGCACCACGTACATCACCAACACGACAGCTTTCAACGACACCAACAGTGGGAGGGTGCCGGTGGTGATGGACTGGGCGATAAGAGATGATGGCGCGCCGTCGTGTGAGCTCGCCACAAGGAACGAGACGGGCACTTACGCGTGCCGCAGCGGCAACAGCAAGTGTGTGGAATCCCCCAATGGGCCAGGGTATCTGTGCAACTGCTCCGGTGGGTACGAAGGCAACCCATATCTTCCAGATGGATGCCATG ATGTCGACGAGTGCAAGAAGAACAGTCCATGCCCTTCAGTAGGAGGTGTATGCCACAACACGGTCGGAGCGTACAGGTGTTCTTGTCGAGCAGGAAGAAGGCTTAACAAGCAAAACAATACGTGTGACCCTGATACCACATTAATAACAG GGGTTACAATCGGCTTCCTTGTTCTCGTAATCTTCTCCTCCTTCGGATACATGATCCTCCAGAAGAGAAAACTGAACCAGGTTAAGCAAGATCATTTTCGGCAGCACGGAGGCATGATTTTGTTCGAGAGGATGAGATCAGAAAATGGCCTTGCTTTCACGGTGTTCAGTGAAGCTGAGCTTGTAAAAGCTACAGACAGCTACGACAAGAGCAGAATAATTGGGAAGGGAGGCCATGGGACAGTCTACAAAGGGATAGTCAAGGGCAACGTGCCGATCGCGATTAAGCGATGTGCGCTTATTGACGACAGGCAGAAGAAAGAGTTTGGTCAGGAGATGCTGATACTCTCCCAGATCAACCACAAGAACATCGTCAAGCTCGAGGGCTGTTGCCTCGAGGTGGAAGTTCCAATGCTGGTCTACGAGTTCGTTCCAAATGGCACCCTCTACGAACTCATCCATGGCAAGAACCAAGCGCTACAGATCCCCTTCAGCACCCTACTGAGGATCGCCCATGAGGCAGCAGAGGGCCTCAGTTTTCTGCACTCGTACGCGTCTCCTCCGATCATCCATGGCGACGTGAAGAGCGCCAACATCCTTCTTGATGGCAACTACATGGCCAAAGTGTCAGATTTTGGGGCCTCCATACTAGCGCCGTCCGACAAAGAGCAGTATGTCACGATGGTTCAAGGTACCTGTGGATACCTCGACCCTGAATACATGCAGACATGCCAACTGACTGAGAAGAGTGACGTCTACAGCTTCGGCGTCATCCTTCTTGAGGTCCTCACCGGCCAAGAGCCTCTCAAGTTGGATGGGCCTGAGACGCAGAGAAGCTTGTCATCGAAGTTCCTGTCCGCTATGAAGGAGAACAATCTTGATGTGATCTTGCCGAGCCACGTGAATGGTGGACAAGGGAGCAATGAACTGATCAGAGGGCTCGCAGAGCTAGCCAAGCAGTGCCTGGACATGTGTGGCTGCAACAGACCATCCATGAAGGAGGTTGCCGATGAGCTTGGTAGATTGAGGAAGCTTTCGCTGCATCCTTGGGTACAGATCGATGCAGAGATGATAGAGTCTCAAAGCCTTCTTAGTGGGACAACGACTGCTAGCTTTGAAATAGAAGTTGGTACAACTGGGTATCCTACACAGGAAGCTGAGAACCTGCCCATGAACCCAAGAAGTTCGTACTATGCGAGGTAG
- the LOC103646216 gene encoding wall-associated receptor kinase 5 isoform X2 produces MKVVSIHLAAAVVAVLLLLAAKRTPAIAVPSPQCQWQCGGVDIAFPFGIGDNCSLSAGFNLSCQEVQSGVYRPFQGNIEVLNISLINGTVRELNPVSTYCYDSSSGSMESSTWYFDASGTPYRFSDVQNKFTVIGCQTLAYITDNTDKSYQSGCVSTCQNVSDLTDGSCSGMGCCQTNIPKKMGFYNVSFDPASDTSQISRLGLGSCSYAVLMEAEEFSFSTTYITNTTAFNDTNSGRVPVVMDWAIRDDGAPSCELATRNETGTYACRSGNSKCVESPNGPGYLCNCSGGYEGNPYLPDGCHDVDECKKNSPCPSVGGVCHNTVGAYRCSCRAGRRLNKQNNTCDPDTTLITGVTIGFLVLVIFSSFGYMILQKRKLNQVKQDHFRQHGGMILFERMRSENGLAFTVFSEAELVKATDSYDKSRIIGKGGHGTVYKGIVKGNVPIAIKRCALIDDRQKKEFGQEMLILSQINHKNIVKLEGCCLEVEVPMLVYEFVPNGTLYELIHGKNQALQIPFSTLLRIAHEAAEGLSFLHSYASPPIIHGDVKSANILLDGNYMAKVSDFGASILAPSDKEQYVTMVQGTCGYLDPEYMQTCQLTEKSDVYSFGVILLEVLTGQEPLKLDGPETQRSLSSKFLSAMKENNLDVILPSHVNGGQGSNELIRGLAELAKQCLDMCGCNRPSMKEVADELGRLRKLSLHPWVQIDAEMIESQSLLSGTTTASFEIEVGTTGYPTQEAENLPMNPRSSYYAR; encoded by the exons ATGAAAGTGGTCTCTATACaccttgctgctgctgttgttgctgttcTACTTCTGTTGGCGGCAAAGCGCACCCCTGCTATTGCGGTTCCTAGCCCTCAATGCCAATGGCAATGCGGCGGCGTTGACATTGCGTTTCCGTTCGGCATCGGTGACAACTGCTCGCTATCAGCAGGATTCAACCTCAGCTGTCAGGAGGTCCAAAGTGGCGTCTACAGGCCATTCCAAGGTAATATTGAGGTGCTCAACATCTCCTTGATAAATGGCACGGTCCGGGAGCTGAACCCCGTCTCGACATACTGCTACGACTCCTCCTCTGGTTCCATGGAGTCCAGTACCTGGTATTTCGACGCGAGCGGAACCCCGTACCGGTTTTCGGACGTCCAGAACAAGTTCACCGTCATAGGGTGCCAGACCCTCGCCTACATCACGGACAACACCGACAAGAGCTACCAGAGTGGGTGCGTCTCGACGTGCCAGAATGTGTCAGACCTAACGGACGGATCCTGCTCCGGCATGGGATGCTGCCAGACAAACATACCCAAGAAGATGGGCTTCTACAACGTGAGCTTCGACCCTGCCTCCGACACAAGCCAAATCTCACGGCTGGGCCTCGGCAGCTGCAGCTATGCCGTGCTGATGGAGGCGGAGGAGTTCAGCTTCAGCACCACGTACATCACCAACACGACAGCTTTCAACGACACCAACAGTGGGAGGGTGCCGGTGGTGATGGACTGGGCGATAAGAGATGATGGCGCGCCGTCGTGTGAGCTCGCCACAAGGAACGAGACGGGCACTTACGCGTGCCGCAGCGGCAACAGCAAGTGTGTGGAATCCCCCAATGGGCCAGGGTATCTGTGCAACTGCTCCGGTGGGTACGAAGGCAACCCATATCTTCCAGATGGATGCCATG ATGTCGACGAGTGCAAGAAGAACAGTCCATGCCCTTCAGTAGGAGGTGTATGCCACAACACGGTCGGAGCGTACAGGTGTTCTTGTCGAGCAGGAAGAAGGCTTAACAAGCAAAACAATACGTGTGACCCTGATACCACATTAATAACAG GGGTTACAATCGGCTTCCTTGTTCTCGTAATCTTCTCCTCCTTCGGATACATGATCCTCCAGAAGAGAAAACTGAACCAGGTTAAGCAAGATCATTTTCGGCAGCACGGAGGCATGATTTTGTTCGAGAGGATGAGATCAGAAAATGGCCTTGCTTTCACGGTGTTCAGTGAAGCTGAGCTTGTAAAAGCTACAGACAGCTACGACAAGAGCAGAATAATTGGGAAGGGAGGCCATGGGACAGTCTACAAAGGGATAGTCAAGGGCAACGTGCCGATCGCGATTAAGCGATGTGCGCTTATTGACGACAGGCAGAAGAAAGAGTTTGGTCAGGAGATGCTGATACTCTCCCAGATCAACCACAAGAACATCGTCAAGCTCGAGGGCTGTTGCCTCGAGGTGGAAGTTCCAATGCTGGTCTACGAGTTCGTTCCAAATGGCACCCTCTACGAACTCATCCATGGCAAGAACCAAGCGCTACAGATCCCCTTCAGCACCCTACTGAGGATCGCCCATGAGGCAGCAGAGGGCCTCAGTTTTCTGCACTCGTACGCGTCTCCTCCGATCATCCATGGCGACGTGAAGAGCGCCAACATCCTTCTTGATGGCAACTACATGGCCAAAGTGTCAGATTTTGGGGCCTCCATACTAGCGCCGTCCGACAAAGAGCAGTATGTCACGATGGTTCAAGGTACCTGTGGATACCTCGACCCTGAATACATGCAGACATGCCAACTGACTGAGAAGAGTGACGTCTACAGCTTCGGCGTCATCCTTCTTGAGGTCCTCACCGGCCAAGAGCCTCTCAAGTTGGATGGGCCTGAGACGCAGAGAAGCTTGTCATCGAAGTTCCTGTCCGCTATGAAGGAGAACAATCTTGATGTGATCTTGCCGAGCCACGTGAATGGTGGACAAGGGAGCAATGAACTGATCAGAGGGCTCGCAGAGCTAGCCAAGCAGTGCCTGGACATGTGTGGCTGCAACAGACCATCCATGAAGGAGGTTGCCGATGAGCTTGGTAGATTGAGGAAGCTTTCGCTGCATCCTTGGGTACAGATCGATGCAGAGATGATAGAGTCTCAAAGCCTTCTTAGTGGGACAACGACTGCTAGCTTTGAAATAGAAGTTGGTACAACTGGGTATCCTACACAGGAAGCTGAGAACCTGCCCATGAACCCAAGAAGTTCGTACTATGCGAGGTAG